The proteins below come from a single Gordonia pseudamarae genomic window:
- a CDS encoding asparaginase, whose product MAASTIVLLTTGGTVAATTTADGAVPALAAADLVPDLSAPHGEPLPDIAVSPVDLMSVDSSAMTSADRFAIVGAIGAALSDPAVTAVVVTHGTDTMEETAYLADLFHADERPVVFTGAQFPADTPEADGPRNIEDALRVAADPSSRGKGTLVVLGGRMWSARGIFKVSTDNPIAFDTAHPDLPRPLVEADVAAVGHARVDAFTLYPGVSPGIIAAAVSQNAAGIVLAATGSGNTHPDVTAQVARAVHDGVVVVVTSRVPYGPIVPTYGGGGGAVDLERAGAIISRWLRAPQARIALAVLLGAGYDAADIAEFFRASDPE is encoded by the coding sequence ATGGCAGCGTCGACGATCGTCTTGCTCACCACCGGCGGCACCGTGGCCGCCACCACCACCGCAGACGGCGCGGTCCCCGCACTCGCCGCCGCCGATCTTGTGCCGGACCTGTCCGCGCCGCACGGCGAACCCCTGCCCGACATCGCCGTCTCGCCCGTCGACCTGATGTCGGTGGACAGTTCGGCGATGACCTCGGCCGACCGGTTCGCCATCGTCGGGGCGATCGGTGCCGCGCTCTCGGACCCGGCCGTGACCGCCGTCGTGGTGACGCACGGGACCGACACGATGGAGGAGACCGCCTACCTCGCCGACCTGTTCCACGCCGACGAACGGCCCGTGGTGTTCACCGGTGCCCAGTTTCCGGCCGACACGCCCGAGGCCGACGGGCCACGCAATATCGAGGACGCGCTGCGGGTGGCGGCCGACCCGTCCTCGCGGGGCAAAGGCACCCTGGTGGTCCTCGGCGGCCGGATGTGGTCGGCCCGAGGCATCTTCAAGGTGTCCACCGACAATCCGATCGCCTTCGACACCGCCCATCCCGATCTGCCGCGGCCGCTGGTGGAGGCCGACGTGGCCGCGGTGGGTCACGCGCGGGTCGACGCCTTCACACTGTATCCGGGGGTGTCGCCCGGCATCATCGCCGCGGCCGTTTCGCAGAACGCCGCCGGAATCGTGCTCGCCGCAACAGGTTCGGGCAACACCCACCCCGATGTGACCGCACAGGTGGCCCGGGCCGTCCACGACGGCGTGGTGGTGGTGGTGACCAGTCGCGTCCCGTACGGCCCCATCGTCCCCACCTACGGCGGTGGCGGTGGCGCCGTCGATCTCGAACGGGCCGGCGCCATCATCTCCCGCTGGCTCCGTGCGCCGCAGGCCCGCATCGCCCTGGCCGTACTGCTGGGCGCCGGCTACGACGCCGCCGACATTGCCGAGTTCTTCCGGGCCAGTGACCCGGAGTAG
- a CDS encoding RluA family pseudouridine synthase codes for MRESRMLPVPDGVDGMRVDAGLARILGLSRTVTAGLADAGDVTVDGVEVGKSHKLAAGSLLHVVLPAPAEPLRVEPTPVEDLDVIYHDSDIVVVDKPVGVAAHPSLGWSGPTVIGALEAAGFRISTSGAHERQGIVHRLDVGTSGVMVVAVSERAYTLLKRAFKQRTVDKGYHAVVQGHLDPPIGTIDAPIGRHRGNDWKFAVTASGKPSITHYETLEMFASASLLDVHLETGRTHQIRVHFSALHHPCCGDPTYGADPTLAARLGLERQWLHAKTLGFAHPADGRRVEFSSDYPDDLQHALDVLRGS; via the coding sequence ATGCGTGAGTCCCGGATGTTGCCCGTCCCCGACGGGGTCGACGGGATGCGGGTGGACGCCGGTCTGGCCCGCATCCTGGGTCTGTCGCGTACCGTCACCGCAGGTCTGGCCGACGCCGGTGATGTGACCGTCGACGGCGTGGAGGTGGGCAAATCGCACAAGCTGGCCGCGGGGTCGCTGTTGCATGTGGTGTTGCCGGCGCCCGCCGAACCGCTGCGCGTCGAGCCGACCCCGGTCGAGGATCTCGATGTCATCTACCACGACTCGGACATCGTGGTCGTCGACAAACCGGTCGGCGTCGCCGCGCATCCGTCTCTGGGCTGGAGCGGGCCGACGGTTATCGGTGCGCTGGAGGCCGCGGGCTTCCGCATCTCCACCTCCGGCGCCCACGAACGGCAGGGGATCGTGCACCGCCTCGACGTCGGCACCTCCGGTGTGATGGTGGTCGCCGTCTCCGAACGCGCGTACACACTGCTCAAACGGGCGTTCAAACAGCGCACCGTCGACAAGGGCTATCACGCCGTGGTGCAGGGGCACCTCGATCCGCCGATCGGCACCATCGACGCCCCGATCGGCCGTCACCGCGGCAACGACTGGAAGTTCGCGGTCACCGCGAGCGGCAAGCCCAGCATCACCCACTACGAGACGCTGGAGATGTTCGCCTCAGCGTCGCTGCTCGACGTGCATCTGGAGACCGGGCGCACCCATCAGATCCGGGTGCACTTCTCGGCCCTGCACCACCCGTGCTGCGGCGATCCCACCTACGGTGCCGACCCGACGCTGGCCGCCAGACTCGGCCTCGAACGGCAGTGGCTGCACGCCAAGACCCTCGGCTTCGCCCATCCCGCCGACGGCCGCCGCGTCGAGTTCAGCAGCGACTATCCCGACGACCTGCAGCACGCCCTCGACGTTCTGCGCGGCAGTTGA
- a CDS encoding nitroreductase/quinone reductase family protein yields MNTAAHYVPPTRTDRVFNAVVGRLAAFGINLAGARTLTVTGRTTGRPQQIPVNPLTFDGAEYLVAVRGETQWVRNVRATPMAQLGRGRTVRHIVLTETPVADRAPIIEAYLGKWGWEVGRFLPDGLAPGATVDEIAAHAHKLPVFIVCPAD; encoded by the coding sequence ATGAACACCGCCGCCCACTACGTCCCGCCGACCCGAACCGACCGAGTCTTCAATGCCGTCGTCGGCCGGCTCGCCGCGTTCGGCATCAACCTCGCCGGTGCCCGGACGCTGACCGTCACCGGGCGGACAACCGGACGGCCACAACAGATCCCGGTGAATCCACTGACATTTGACGGCGCCGAGTACCTGGTCGCCGTCCGCGGCGAGACGCAGTGGGTCCGCAACGTGCGAGCCACCCCGATGGCCCAACTGGGCCGGGGGCGCACGGTGCGCCACATTGTGCTGACCGAAACTCCGGTGGCCGACCGCGCCCCGATTATCGAGGCATACCTCGGCAAGTGGGGCTGGGAGGTGGGCCGGTTCCTGCCCGACGGTCTGGCCCCTGGTGCGACGGTCGACGAGATCGCCGCCCACGCCCACAAACTCCCCGTGTTCATCGTGTGCCCCGCCGACTGA
- a CDS encoding TetR/AcrR family transcriptional regulator: protein MERQIRDLGRSHLRTHGAAGLSLRAIARELGIVSSAVYRYVPSRDDLLTLLLVDGYTDLADTVDAALTQVRDDPRARLLTVATAVRLWAVDDPARWALLYGSPVPGYAAPAERTVLPGTRVVATLLRELGGAYERGLVSEDLPAASTELSVDLDVIRDEFDLELPDPVVAAGSALWAILIGAVSLEVFGQYGTDTFRHPETLFDAQICLLLSRILR, encoded by the coding sequence ATGGAACGGCAGATCCGTGACCTCGGCCGCAGCCACCTGCGCACACACGGAGCGGCGGGACTGTCGCTGCGGGCGATCGCCCGGGAATTGGGCATCGTGTCGTCGGCGGTGTACCGATACGTGCCCAGCCGGGACGATCTGCTCACCCTATTGCTGGTGGACGGGTACACCGACCTCGCCGACACCGTCGACGCGGCGCTCACGCAGGTCCGCGACGATCCGCGGGCGCGGCTCTTGACTGTGGCGACGGCGGTACGACTCTGGGCCGTCGATGATCCGGCGCGCTGGGCCCTACTGTACGGCAGCCCGGTGCCCGGCTACGCGGCGCCCGCCGAACGAACCGTACTCCCCGGCACGCGGGTGGTCGCGACCCTGTTACGTGAGCTCGGCGGCGCGTATGAACGCGGGCTGGTGTCCGAGGATCTACCGGCCGCGTCCACCGAACTGTCGGTGGATCTCGATGTGATCCGGGACGAATTCGACCTCGAATTGCCCGATCCGGTGGTCGCCGCCGGATCGGCACTGTGGGCCATCCTGATCGGAGCGGTCAGCCTGGAAGTGTTCGGGCAGTACGGAACCGATACGT
- a CDS encoding DNA polymerase IV: MRAPNYDGAVPYSSDDERGARWVMHLDMDAFFASVEQLTRPTLRGRPVLVGGLGGRGVVAGASYEARAFGARSAMPMHQARRLIGAGAVVLPPRGSVYRKASERTFSIVREAIPVIEMLSFDEAFGEPVELVGASVAEATAFAETIRTRIRSDTGLTASVGFGSGKQIAKIASGMAKPDGVLALAPSAELGFLHALPVRKLWGIGPVSGDKLTRLGVDTIGDFAALSDLEVSSVLGVTLGPTLHRLAQGIDDRPVAERASAKQISAESTFPEDITVLSGLRAALSRAAADAHRRLLADGRGARTVVLKLKRADMSILTRSATLGSGTTDLDVLTATAQRLALDPVEIGPIRLVGVSFSGLTDTEQYALFDDLTTPAGPEASTTATEPVSEGVVSVQKGDPGTTEWVTGADVVHAEHGHGWVQGAGHGVVTVRFETSATGPGRAVTFSSATSELRRADPLDSLVWV; this comes from the coding sequence ATGCGTGCACCGAACTACGATGGCGCTGTGCCCTATTCATCCGATGACGAACGCGGCGCGCGCTGGGTGATGCACCTGGACATGGATGCGTTCTTCGCCTCCGTCGAACAGTTGACCCGCCCGACGCTGCGCGGACGCCCGGTTCTGGTCGGCGGGCTCGGCGGTCGGGGAGTGGTCGCCGGGGCGAGCTACGAGGCGCGCGCGTTCGGTGCCCGTTCGGCGATGCCGATGCATCAGGCCCGGCGCCTGATAGGGGCGGGCGCGGTGGTCCTGCCGCCGCGCGGGTCGGTGTACCGCAAGGCCAGCGAGCGTACATTTTCTATTGTGCGCGAGGCGATTCCGGTGATAGAGATGCTCTCATTCGACGAGGCGTTCGGCGAGCCGGTCGAACTGGTCGGCGCTTCGGTCGCCGAGGCCACCGCGTTCGCCGAGACCATCCGCACCCGGATCAGGTCCGACACGGGCCTGACCGCGTCGGTGGGATTCGGCAGCGGTAAGCAGATCGCCAAGATCGCCTCCGGCATGGCCAAACCCGACGGCGTACTGGCTTTGGCACCGAGCGCCGAACTCGGCTTCCTGCACGCACTCCCGGTTCGCAAACTGTGGGGGATCGGCCCGGTGTCGGGGGACAAGCTGACCCGGCTCGGCGTCGACACCATCGGCGACTTCGCCGCGCTCTCCGATCTGGAGGTGTCCTCGGTTCTGGGCGTCACCCTCGGTCCTACGCTGCACCGCCTCGCCCAGGGCATCGACGACCGGCCGGTTGCCGAACGCGCCTCCGCCAAACAGATCAGTGCCGAATCGACGTTCCCGGAAGACATCACGGTGCTGTCGGGACTGCGGGCCGCCCTTTCCAGAGCTGCCGCCGACGCTCATCGCAGACTGCTCGCCGACGGCCGCGGCGCCCGCACCGTGGTGCTCAAACTCAAACGCGCCGACATGTCGATTCTCACGCGGTCGGCAACCCTCGGATCGGGCACCACCGACCTCGACGTCCTGACCGCGACAGCCCAGCGTCTGGCCCTCGACCCGGTGGAGATCGGCCCGATCCGCCTGGTCGGCGTGAGCTTTTCGGGTCTCACCGACACCGAGCAATACGCCCTGTTCGACGACCTCACCACCCCGGCCGGTCCGGAGGCGTCCACCACGGCAACCGAACCGGTATCCGAAGGGGTGGTGAGTGTGCAGAAGGGCGATCCGGGCACGACCGAATGGGTGACGGGCGCCGATGTCGTCCACGCCGAACACGGCCACGGCTGGGTGCAGGGCGCCGGCCACGGCGTCGTCACGGTCCGCTTCGAAACCAGCGCAACCGGCCCCGGCCGCGCCGTCACCTTCTCGTCCGCCACCTCCGAACTTCGCCGGGCCGACCCGCTCGACAGCCTGGTGTGGGTGTAG
- the lspA gene encoding signal peptidase II, producing MSESPGSPAREAAPKLEAPRQDAPGDTDTDTGGIDDNSTDDNSTDDNSTDDNNTGYNSTDDNDTGYNSTDDGGSTDGGRARRTLAMLAAIALTVIGLDQVTKALAVANIDPRDPIRVVGDTVTLTLVRNSGAAFSMATGYTWVLTLVALVVVIGILRYASRLVSTWWIVGIALVLGGAIGNLIDRMLRSPGPLRGHVVDFVSVGWWPVFNVADSAVVCGAILLVVLSLLGYEYDGSRTGFAARGLSETGTHAENGENDA from the coding sequence ATGAGCGAATCGCCCGGTAGCCCGGCCAGAGAAGCGGCGCCCAAGCTCGAAGCGCCCAGACAAGACGCACCCGGTGACACCGACACCGACACCGGCGGCATCGACGACAACAGCACCGACGACAACAGCACCGACGACAACAGCACCGACGACAACAACACCGGCTACAACAGCACCGACGACAACGACACCGGCTACAACAGCACCGACGACGGCGGGAGCACCGACGGCGGTCGCGCCCGGCGCACCCTGGCGATGCTGGCGGCCATCGCGCTGACCGTCATCGGTCTCGACCAGGTGACCAAGGCGCTGGCGGTGGCCAACATCGACCCGCGCGATCCGATCAGGGTTGTCGGCGACACCGTCACACTGACCCTGGTCCGCAATAGCGGCGCCGCCTTCTCGATGGCCACCGGCTACACCTGGGTGCTTACCCTCGTCGCGCTCGTGGTGGTCATCGGCATCCTGCGGTACGCCTCCCGACTGGTCTCGACGTGGTGGATCGTCGGCATCGCGCTCGTCCTGGGCGGCGCGATCGGCAACCTCATCGACCGCATGCTGCGCTCTCCGGGCCCGCTGCGCGGTCACGTCGTCGATTTCGTGTCGGTCGGCTGGTGGCCGGTGTTCAATGTTGCGGACTCGGCCGTCGTGTGCGGTGCGATCCTACTGGTGGTGCTGTCGCTGCTGGGCTACGAGTACGACGGATCGCGCACCGGATTCGCCGCCCGTGGCCTGTCGGAAACCGGTACCCATGCCGAGAACGGTGAGAACGATGCGTGA